A single window of Plectropomus leopardus isolate mb chromosome 12, YSFRI_Pleo_2.0, whole genome shotgun sequence DNA harbors:
- the pak1ip1 gene encoding p21-activated protein kinase-interacting protein 1-like encodes MAAVLELIAGSYEQVAFGYRVKTDEKEWTATADFTHHAHTASISVAAASERFVVTGSKDETIQLYDMKKRTEHGALLHHDGTISCLEFYGTSHLLSGGEDGLICVWSTKKWECLKSIKAHHGHVTSLSVHPSGKLALSVGTDKTLRTWNLTNGRSAFIKNIKQNAHIVRWSPDGDKYVAVVNDKVNVYDLETASVTGTITNPKRISSVKFLNNSILAVAGDDEIVRFCDIGKEKCVCEFKAHETRVKAVDSFMMEDYCVVVTASNDGFIKMWKLYLKEELESPTLLGEVNTNARLTCIAVWKPSSVQQPAEEPAAEATTSEELAQELSKTKRVRIAAEEVVLEDESKPKKKKKNSGK; translated from the exons GAGTGGACAGCTACAGCAGACTTCACACATCACGCCCACACAGCGTCCATATCAGTGGCAGCAGCCAGTGAGAGGTTTGTTGTCACAGGAAGCAAAGATGAGACCATACAGCTGTACGACATGAAGAAGAGGACTGAACACGGAGCTTTGCTGCATCATGACG GCACCATCTCCTGCCTGGAGTTTTATGGGACGTCTCATTTACTGAGCGGAGGAGAGGATGGACTCATATGTGTGTGGAGCACGAAGAAGTGGGAATGTCTGAAATCCATCAAAGCTCACCa CGGTCATGTCACGTCGctgtccgtccatccgtctGGGAAACTTGCGCTTTCAGTCGGGACGGATAAAACTCTCAG aACGTGGAATCTAACAAACGGAAGATCGGCCttcatcaaaaacataaaacaga ACGCACACATTGTCAGATGGTCTCCAGATGGCGATAAATATGTGGCTGTGGTGAATGACAAAGTGAACGTCTACGACTTGGAGACAGCCTCTGTGACGGGGACGATCACAAACCCCAAAAGGATCTCATCTGTTAAGTTCCTAAAT AACTCCATCCTGGCGGTCGCAGGAGACGATGAGATTGTGAGGTTTTGTGACATCGGAaaagagaagtgtgtgtgtgagtttaagGCTCATGAAACCAG agTGAAAGCAGTCGACAGTTTCATGATGGAGGATTACTGCGTTGTGGTGACGGCTTCAAACGACGGATTCATCAAAATGTGGAAACTCTACCTAAAAGAG GAGCTGGAGTCGCCCACGCTCCTCGGGGAGGTGAACACAAATGCCCGCCTGACGTGCATCGCTGTGTGGAAACCTTCATCAGTGCAGCAGCCCGCTGAGGAACCGGCAGCTGAGGCGACGACATCTGAAG AGCTCGCTCAGGAGCTTTCAAAGACGAAAAGAGTCCGAATCGCTGCAGAAGAAGTTGTTCTGGAAGACGAGAGCAAacccaaaaagaagaaaaagaactctggaaaataa
- the LOC121951476 gene encoding transmembrane protein 14C-like has protein sequence MAADWAGFGYAALVSAGGIIGYVKAGSVTSLAAGLLFGLLAAVGAYRASQNPKNVWLSLGTSATLAVVMGLRFLNSWKFMPAGLMTLASGLMLVKIVTGMLKKTHKT, from the exons ATGGCTGCAGACTGGGCCGGGTTCGGTTATGCTGCTCTGGTGTCAGCAGGAGGAATCATCGGTTATGTGAAAGCAG GCAGCGTCACCTCTCTGGCTGCTGGGCTCCTGTTCGGCCTGCTGGCTGCAGTCGGTGCTTATCGAGCATCTCAAAATCCAAAGAATGTCTGGCTTTCACTCG GCACCTCGGCGACTCTGGCTGTGGTGATGGGACTGAGATTTCTCAACTCGTGGAAGTTCATGCCAGCTGGTTTAATGACTTTAGCAAG tGGACTGATGCTGGTGAAGATCGTCACTGGAAtgctaaagaaaacacataaaacttga